In one Acanthochromis polyacanthus isolate Apoly-LR-REF ecotype Palm Island chromosome 20, KAUST_Apoly_ChrSc, whole genome shotgun sequence genomic region, the following are encoded:
- the lipib gene encoding lipase member H, producing the protein MPSCRLLVLLGLLMFCKGQEETSSDESCDNFTDLNLSHCFMGTSLYVRLLLYTRSNLDCGREINHHRLASQPLLNLSRPTAFVIHGYRPTGAPPIWINHIVHLLAEQEDLNVIVVDWNKGAANLNYFTAVTYTREAASNLTGFIMRMEEEGASLSSIHLIGVSLGAHLAGFIGANLKGKIGRITGLDPAGPMFTSATPEERLDPTDAMFVDVLHTDMDSFGLRGAHGHIDFYANGGADQPGCPKTIFAGKSYFVCDHQRSVFLYLCSLNRTCSLTGYPCSSYGDFLEGRCLQCEAFRPASCPLLGYDLGPWRETLLRLGQTKVFFSTTATLPYRKMSYRVDMVTWNQYLRWGVVYIRLHSGRNFTEARIDHQLLRFEQYTSTRLLAQFDEELQHVHKISMRISTGNVIGPRYKIRLLRIRFTPLERPLRPLMCRFDIIMEENIEVAFRPLPCNSRL; encoded by the exons ATGCCGTCCTGCAGACTCCTGGTTCTGCTGGGACTCCTCATGTTCTGCAAAG GTCAGGAGGAAACCAGTTCGGACGAATCCTGCGACAACTTTACCGACCTGAACCTGTCCCACTGCTTCATGGGAACCAGCCTCTACGTCCGGCTGCTGCTCTACACCCGGTCCAACCTGGACTGCGGCCGTGAGATCAACCACCACCGCCTGGCCTCCCAGCCGCTCCTCAACCTCTCTCGGCCCACCGCCTTCGTCATCCACGGCTACCGGCCCACCGGAGCGCCGCCCATCTGGATCAACCACATCGTCCACCTGCTGGCCGAGCAGGAGGACCTGAACGTCATCGTGGTGGACTGGAACAAAGGGGCGGCCAACCTCAACTACTTCACCGCCGTCACCTACACCAGGGAGGCGGCCTCCAACCTGACCGGCTTCATCATGAGGATGGAG gagGAAGGAGCGTCTCTGAGCTCGATCCACCTCATTGGAGTCAGTCTGGGAGCTCACCTGGCTGGCTTCATCGGAGCAAACCTGAAGGGGAAGATCGGCCGCATCACAG GTCTGGACCCGGCCGGACCGATGTTCACCAGCGCCACGCCGGAGGAGAGGCTGGACCCGACGGACGCCATGTTTGTGGACGTTCTTCACACCGACATGGACT CGTTCGGCCTGAGAGGAGCTCACGGTCACATCGATTTCTACGCCAACGGAGGAGCCGACCAGCCAGGATGCCCCAAAACCATCTTTGCAG GTAAATCCTACTTCGTGTGCGACCACCAGCGCTCCGTCTTCCTCTACCTCTGCTCCCTGAACCGGACCTGCAGCCTCACCGGGTACCCCTGCTCCTCCTACGGAGACTTCCTGGAGGGTCGATGTCTGCAGTGTGAGGCCTTCAGACCGGCGTCCTGCCCGCTGCTCG GTTACGACCTCGGCCCGTGGAGGGAAACTCTGCTGCGACTCGGACAGACCAAAGTCTTCTTCAGCACCACGGCGACGCTGCCCTACAGGA AGATGAGCTACAGAGTGGACATGGTGACGTGGAACCAGTACCTCCGTTGGGGCGTCGTCTACATCCGGCTGCACAGCGGAAGGAACTTCACCGAGGCCCGAATAGACCA TCAGCTCCTGCGGTTCGAGCAGTACACCTCCACCAGGCTGCTGGCCCAGTTCGATGAAGAACTGCAGCACGTCCACAAGATCTCCATGCGCATCAGCACCGGAAACGTCATTGGACCTCGATACAAGATCAGGCTGCTGAGGATTCGCTTCACGCCGCTGGAACGCCCACTGAG GCCTCTGATGTGTCGCTTTGACATCATCATGGAGGAGAACATTGAGGTGGCGTTCCGTCCTCTGCCCTGTAACTCCAGACTCTGA